TCTTCATGTAGAGAGGGCCACCCTCTGACGGATGCAGTACATGGTCTGTCCGTCGACCGGTCAATGGCTGTGACGAAGGTCTCGGAGATGAGGAGACGATGGCGGTGGTGATTCCGCCCCATCCATCCCGCGTCGACgtagaaaatatatttgttgatttctctttatatattataatagaaaatattgGTCACGGTTATTTATAAGATATATACAAAacgataattatttttaatgacGAGGGAGTAGCTAGGTGGATATGTATAAAACAACTAGTCAAAGAGAGACAACGACGAGCGCCCCATTCTATACGTTTAGGgtctgtttagttcacgtttagttcacgttaaaattgaaagtttgattgaaattggaacgatgtgatggaaaagttggaagtttgtgtgtaggaaagttctgatgtgatggaaaagttaaaagtttgaagaaaaagtttgaaactaaacaagggcttaaTTGCGTTATGTCGACAAAACTCGTTGACTTGCTAATAGACTTTGACGATGGACTAATTTATTAGGCTTGGAAGATGGAATGGCCACAATGCCACATACGGTAGTACTAGTAAGCAAGGCAGCAAGGAATTGATCGAAGATCTCGACAGTCAGATTGCTTTTAGGGGAATATGCAAAAAGGATTGCTCGACAGTCTCAGACCACCATGGGACCTGTGCTGCTGTGCctagccatcgccgccgccaccgccgtgtgCGCAGCATCATCAGGAGCACCACCATCTCCCGATGCGGCGGCCGTCGCCGTTGGTAGCTGCCCCACGTACTCCGGATCAGGTTACTCTTCTGCATCTGACGGCGGCAACCAAGGTATATATAGACAAAGTTTTATACATACTTGAAATGATTAGATTCTGAAATCGTTGGTTGCTGTCTTGTGGATAGAAAGCAAATAAATATACTTAGGAGaagttcaatttttttcagatcaTTATTTACGAACATATTTAACAGGGGAAATATCATGTGAAGATAAGAGTGTttgaaaactcgtgaaaatcatacTTAAATGTTTTCTAAATTCAAGAAAACATTACAAGAGATAGACATAAATATTAAATACACTTACCAAATctaaagtccaaactcaactttatttgagagtaaaaaaaaacaaatttctgGTGAATAGTATCTTGTTCCTATTCATCCGAAAGTTGAGATTTGGTAAGAATGTATTTtatatctacacctatctctagtaattttttcatgtatttacaaaacttttaggtatgatttttACGAGTTTTCGATACTTAGCTCGTTGTCACCTGATATATATGTCCTCGATTTCAAATGCCATGTATGTTCAAAGTTTGGAGTTTTAGTAGTagtgtttttgtttcttttattaCATTACCAATTGTATATGTTGTTTCAAATAAGAAAACATACTTCAGTTCCAAACTTTAGAACAGTATGTGGCATCAAATAGACTTTCAATACTAACAAAATATCCATTTACGACGTGCGCCTTTACATGGGTGGACCTCAAGCCCTCAATCCCCATACATTCGTATGTATAGGCGAATATTTTGAACTAAAATCTGCCTATCCACTTGGATGAGCAGGGATTTTGACTAATAAGGCCTATATCAAGTAccattaaataataatataatacatAATATAAAGTTTAGGGAAATTAGTGCATCATGAAAATATATCTATTCAACAATGCAAACCAGAAAGTCTCTTGCCACATCTATGTAAAAAAATGAGCAGGGGAACCAGATAATATACATATTGGGGATCTGGAGTTAAGTTTTACTGTATCTTTCATAccgtccatatatatatatacaacgtTCTAATGTAATTCTCTTTTATGAAAAATGTTCTAATGTAATTGATATATACTAAAATTGTTCATTGACATCTATAGTTCCATTTTGTACGACTGTAAAACCTTTTGTTTTACTTGTTCTAAAAGAAATCTTTCTTGTACCTTTTGGAACCAAGTTGTTTATCATATTTTCTTCAGCCAGGTTAATTGAAAGTCTGAATTGCTTATTAACCTTATTTAGCTATTCTTTTGCAATTTTCTATCATACATATGTCTAACATCACTTTTTATTGTTAATATTTCTTAACAGAAGAGTATGATCCCAATAAAGAAAATCCGTGTAAACGGTCATGTGGCTCTATGTCCATTCCTTTCCCATTCGCTCTTCTATCCGCATGCTCTGGCAGTAAAAGATTTCTCCTAAACTGTACATCAAATAAAACACTTATCGGAATTCCGCCAGCGCAATATCAGGTGATAAATATATCATTAGACGATGGTGTCCTATTTGTGAACAAGCCCTCAAACCTTGGAGATATCATCACAACGCCAACGGTGGCAAACGAGTTACATGACTTCGACTTCTCTGGGAGCCAAGGCATTTGGAGATGGGCTGTCGCCAATCAAACATGTCACACAGCGAGAACTGATCAGCTATCGTACGCTTGCGTGAGCAACAACAGTTTGTGTGTTCATAGATCTACTGGCTACCATTGCAAGTGCTCTTTGGGCTACGGAGGAAATGCCTATATCGAAGATGGCTGTGAGGGTATGCTGTCTCTGATAAGCTTGATCGCTATCGTATTTACTATCTGACTGTTTTAAGGTACACCAAATTGTTTTACTCTTGCCTCATAGGTGGtaagatgacatatattaacaTTTGAAGCGTACTAATATCAGTTATTGCATTCCAATTATGAAAGAAACAttgttttcttattttattaatgtgtagaaatttgaattatatGTAATATATAGACCAgtaaattctaaattttaaataaaatttcaaTATCCATGTTGTAATTTTAAAATGAATTTCAAATTTATACCCTAAAATGGCTCTTTACTATTTCATCACTCCTCGGTTGTACAGATAGCAGAGGTTcattatgacaaaaaaaaactgttttttATACTAAATCAACTAAGCAAAcaaattttgtagaaaaaacaaaaagtaaTTAAGAGAACCAGCATGTTATACTATCTACTTCAACTGATCACGTTTGATTACGTATGTACTCTGCAGATATTGATGAGTGTAGTCTACCCAACTTTTGTAATGGAAATTGCCAGAACTTCCTAGGGAGCTACAGGTGCTCACATTGCCCTCGTGGTTCAATTTTTGATCCTGCTAAACGTGTATGCATATATGGACATGGCCTTCATCCAGCTGGTATGTGATACCTCTCTTTTATTGACAAAATAAGTTTGCCATGAAAAGTAGTGAAATGTAACTCCAAGTATATTCATCTGTGTTACAGGTCTTCTAATTGGACTTAGCTGTGGTATTGGAGTCCTTTTTCTTGTAGTAGGTCTAATTTTATTTGTTCGAAGGTGGAGGAGACATATGCAAAGAAAAATTAGAAGGGAATACTTCCAAAAAAACAAAGGCCTCCTACTTGAACAATTGATGTCGTCTGATGAAAATGTAGCACATGatccaaaaatattttccttggaAGAGCTAGAGAAGGCAACAGACAACTTTCATTCAACACGTATTCTTGGCTGTGGAGGCCATGGCACTGTATACAAGGGAATTTTGTTAGATCAACGCGTGGTTGCTATTAAGAAATCCAGAATTGTGGAGCAGAACGAAATTGATCAATTTATCAATGAGGTTGCCATCTTGTCTCAAATTGTTCATCGGAATGTGGTAAAACTTTTTGGTTGTTGCCTTGTATCAAAGGTACCTTTACTTGTGTATGAGTTCATCTCCAATGGTACATTATATGATCTTCTTCATGGTGAACAGAGTACAACATTCTCATTAACGTGGGAAGATTCTATCAGAATTTCACTTGAGGTTGCAAGTGCTCTTTCTTACCTCCACTCTGCTGCATCAATACCCATATTCCATAGAGATGTGAAATCAGCCAATATACTCTTAAACGACAATTACACTTCGAAGGTTTCAGACTTTGGCGCGTCAAGATCCATCTCCATTGACGAAACTCGTGTGGTGACAATTGTACAAGGGACATTTGGGTATTTGGATCCTGAATACTTCCATACATGCCAACTAACTGAGAAAAGTGATGTTTACAGCTTTGGTGTTATACTTGTTGAGATCCTAACAAGGAAGAAGCCTATCATAGTAAATTGTTTCGGTGAAAACCAAAACCTAGGTCATTGCTTTCTTCAAACACTACAACATGGAACAATCATGGAAATAGTGGATCCCCAAATTGCTAAGGAAGCAAATGAAAGTGAAATAAACGAAATGGCATCGCTTGCAGAAATATGTTTACGAATCAGAGGAGAAGAAAGGCCTAAAATGAAAGAGGTGGAGTTAAGGCTGCAGCTCCTAAGAGCTATGATAACTGAGAGAAGCCGTCAGGAGTTACTAAGGAACAATGGAATTGGGCCATCAGTACAATCCAATTCCAGCACTACATCTGTGACCAGGAGTGTTGTGCTTCGTGCAGGTATTGGCATATCCACTGATCAGGATGCAACTCGTTGCTATACCATGGAGCAAGAGCTCGTTTCTTGGACAGATCTACCGCGCTAAACTGTACTACTCTATCTTTTATGAGACATCACAAACTATTCTCTGCCGTCTTTTTCTGGACTGTTTCCTTTTAgcgtgtgaaaaaaaaacagattaaCTTTTTGAATGTTTGTTGGTTTAGTGAAAGATCTTCTTCACTTCCTCCCTCTAGAGTGGGCCGAGTTAGTAACTTGAGAGTCTGTTTGGCCGCAAGTTTGGTATAATAATATGACAATTATGCAGATATCTGATGACGCATATGACTACAAGTATTCAGAGGTTCTGTGGGGCATGCTTCGCCCAAAACTATTTTACTGTTTTACTATACGATTTTGTTTGATTGTTTGCAATTAATTTGTGATATCATCATTCTCTGTCTGTTATACCTTGTATTGTAAGGAAATGTGTTGGAAAAAATAATGGAATTCAGGgggcttcttttctttttctcaagtTGCTGATCGAGCAAGCTGCATTTTCTGGAGTTGTAGCCAAAGTAATTCTTGCAACCGGTGAAAATTGATTCATTCATAGTGGTTGGAGATCGATCAAGCTGCCGgactgtaacaccctgaaaatttgacCAATAAGAGCAacactctaaaaatacggaccttcgaaaacttttaaattaattgcatcatgTCGAACTTATTCgcctattttatttggatttgatttcgaagttcattaatcgtgagtaaagaatagttaattaggaataaaccctagaagcaaattggtaaaataaatataatttaaaataaagattaggtgtggatagaaataaataaaatattatcacgATCATATTcgtatcaattaaatttaaatgcgatggaataagaattaaccctaattaaaaattcaaataaattatacaaataaaatatgagtaatattagtctagggtgaattcattagttgagataacacaaatattgagtaaacttcatttatgcaagatttagaaattatagaatcaaatttatataggaaataaactaaaatcgggataaataagaaaatacactgttcattATGCGTAGGTGTTCGATGCGGCCCCtagccttccccctcctctcccacctctgccCCTAGCCGCCCCGAGCCTGCGCCgacgcgccatcgccgcctgctgccacgcgccgtcgccccgcgccgcgcgccaccgctgtcgccgtcgccgccttgagCCCCGCGCGCCATCGTCGTCACCGTcgcgtcgtcgcctcgcgccccgcgcccctgcctcgccgcgcgcccgtcccatCTCCCCTGCCGCGCGCGCCTCGTGCCCCGAGCTGCCGCACGCCGTcacttcgccgctgccgcgccgtgccgccatCCCGTCACCCCGTGCGCCCACGCgccccgtcaccgcccgtcgcgtcacccgcccgttgCGTCGCCaccccgagccgcgcgccgtcgcgtcgcccgttcCGTCGCCGCGCACCCGTCTCCtcaccgcctcgcgccccgcgccgctgtcgtttcacccctccccctccttctctcctttttcccccactctcccctataaaaaccccggccccttcc
This window of the Oryza sativa Japonica Group chromosome 4, ASM3414082v1 genome carries:
- the LOC4334989 gene encoding putative wall-associated receptor kinase-like 16, yielding MGPVLLCLAIAAATAVCAASSGAPPSPDAAAVAVGSCPTYSGSGYSSASDGGNQEEYDPNKENPCKRSCGSMSIPFPFALLSACSGSKRFLLNCTSNKTLIGIPPAQYQVINISLDDGVLFVNKPSNLGDIITTPTVANELHDFDFSGSQGIWRWAVANQTCHTARTDQLSYACVSNNSLCVHRSTGYHCKCSLGYGGNAYIEDGCEDIDECSLPNFCNGNCQNFLGSYRCSHCPRGSIFDPAKRVCIYGHGLHPAGLLIGLSCGIGVLFLVVGLILFVRRWRRHMQRKIRREYFQKNKGLLLEQLMSSDENVAHDPKIFSLEELEKATDNFHSTRILGCGGHGTVYKGILLDQRVVAIKKSRIVEQNEIDQFINEVAILSQIVHRNVVKLFGCCLVSKVPLLVYEFISNGTLYDLLHGEQSTTFSLTWEDSIRISLEVASALSYLHSAASIPIFHRDVKSANILLNDNYTSKVSDFGASRSISIDETRVVTIVQGTFGYLDPEYFHTCQLTEKSDVYSFGVILVEILTRKKPIIVNCFGENQNLGHCFLQTLQHGTIMEIVDPQIAKEANESEINEMASLAEICLRIRGEERPKMKEVELRLQLLRAMITERSRQELLRNNGIGPSVQSNSSTTSVTRSVVLRAGIGISTDQDATRCYTMEQELVSWTDLPR